Within the Micromonospora citrea genome, the region GCCAGCCGCGAGCCCGCCATGTATAGGCCCCACACGCGCGCGGTGCCCTGCCCCACCTCGCGGACGCAGTCGTCCCAGTGCGCCACCAGGTTGCGGCACCAGGCGGCCAGCGTCAGCGCGTAGTGCAGCCGCAGGTTCTCCTCGTGCTGCACCTCCAGCCCGACGTCGTGGATCTCGCCGATCAGCCGGCCGGGACCGGCCAGCTCGCCGTCGGGGAAGACGTAGCGGTCGATGAACGCGCCCGAGCGGTGCGGCGCGTGGTTGTCGGCCCGCGTGATGCAGTGGTTGAGCAGCCGGCCGTCCGGCCGCAGCCGGTCGGACAGCGCCTTGAAGTAGGCCGGGTAGTTGCGCACCCCGATGTGCTCGGTCAGCCCGATCGAGGAGACCGCGTCGAACTGCTCGCGGGGCGCGTCCCGGTAGTCGAGGTGGCGCACCTCGGCCAGGTCGGCCAGCCCCTCCCGCTCGATCGCCGCCCGCGCCCACTCCGCCTGCGCCCGGGACAGGGTCACCCCGAGCGCCCGCACGCCGTACTCGCGGGCCGCGTGCCGCACCATGCCGCCCCACCCGCAGCCCACGTCGAGCAGCCGCATCCCGGCCCTGAGGCCCAGCTTCTGCGCCACCAGGTCGTACTTGGCCGCCTGGGCCTGCTCCAGCGTGTCGTCGGGCGAGCGGTAGAGCGCGCAGGTGTACGTCATCGACGGGCCGAGCACCTTCTCGTAGAAGGCGTTCGAGACGTCGTAGTGGTGGGAGATCGCCGTGCTGTCCCGCAGCCGGGAGTGCCGCAGCCCGTTCACCAGCCGCTTCCAACGCGGCTGCGCCTCCTGCGGCGGGGGCGGCGGCGGCATCAGCCGCTCCCAGCCCAGCCCGCGCACCAGGGCCAGCGCCTCGGTCAGCGGGGGCGTACGCAGCCGCAACTCGTCCTTGAGCACCCGCAGCGCCTCGTACGGGTCGCCCGGGTGCACCCCCTGCAACGCCAGGTCGCCGCTGACGTACGCCCGGGCCATGCCCAGGTCGCCCGGGGCGGTGAGCAGGTAGGTCAGGCCCCGCTCGGAACGGATCGACAGGGTGATCCCGGCGTCGGCCGGGCCCACCGCGCTGCCGTCGTAACCGGTGACCCGCACCGGCAGGTCCCCCGTGGTCAACGCGCGGACGACGTCCGCCACGGTCGGACCCGGGCGCCGGCCCCCCGCCGGCGGGGTGGCGGGAGCGCTCGCCGCCCCCTGGTCTCGATCGGTCAGGCTCATTGTCGTGCTACCGCCTTCTCGTACAGTCCGGTGAGCCGGTGGTCCGGGTCGTAGCGGTCCTTCACCTGGCGCCACGTCGCGCCGCCGTAGAGCCGGTCGAAGGATTCCCGGTCGTAGTACGCGTCGGAGTAGAGCGACTTGTGCCCGCCCGACTCCGACACCGTTCGTTCGATCATCCGGTTGACGTCGCCGTCGGCGGCGCCGTCGGCGATCGGCACGCTCCCCCAGAAGCCGACGTTCACGTAGTCCTGCCCCGGCCGGAGCGGATACAGCGGCCAGGCCCGGGCCGATTCCGGGCCGGACGGCTCGCGCAGCCGCAGGGGGCAGAGCCAGACCGGGGTCATCCCTACGGTCCGGGCGAACCAGCGCAGGAACTCCGCCGTGCGGTCCAGCGGGACCTCCACGTCCTGCACCACCCGCTCGCGCGCCGGCTGCCCGCGCAGGCGGTCGATCCGGGCGGCCACGCCGTGCCGGTGCTCCAGCCGCACCAGCCGGTGGTAGACGTCGCTGCGCCGCCACCGCGCCGGCCAGATCCGCCGCACCACGGGGTGCTGCACGCCGAACGCCGCCGAGCACCAGAACCAGTCGGTGTCCCAGCGCCAGAGATAGTCGTACGTGGTCAGGGCGTCGCGCGTGCGCCGGCGCAGCGAGCGGTAGTAGATCTCCTGCCCGGTGTAGTCGCTGACCGCCGGGGCGTGATCGGTGAACGTGCCGAGGGTCAGGTACGCCTCGCCGGGGCTGAACATCACCCCGTCCATGGCGTCCACGCCCTCGCCCGCCCACGACCGCGTCGCGGTGACCTCGGCGATGGCGTCGGTCAGGGCCTCCAGCCGGGTGAACCGGACGTTGCGCAGGGCCACGAAGCGGCGTACCGGCTGGAGTTCGATGCGCAGCCGGGTGGCGTAGCCGAGGCTGCCCAGCGAGTTGGGGAAGGCGGCGAAGAGGTCGGCGTGCTCCCCCTCCGGCCGGGCGGTGACGACCTCGCCCGCGCCGGTGAGCACGTCCATCTCCACCACCGACTCGTGCGGCAGCCCGTTGCGGAACGACGTCGACTCGATGCCCAGCCCGGTGACCGCCCCGCCGAGGGTGATGGTGCGCAACTGCGGCACCACCAGAGGCATCAGCCCGTGCGGCAGGGTCGCGTCGACGAGGTCCTCATAGGTGCACATGCCCTGCACGTCGGCGGTGCGGGCGACCGGGTCCACGTCGAGCACGCCGGTGAGGCCGCTGACGTCCAGCCCCGGCGCCCGGGGGGCGTTCCTCGGGCGGAACAGGTTGGAGGTGCGCTTGGCCAGGCGGACCGGCTCGCCCTCGGGCACCGCCGCGTACGACCGGCGCAGCCGCGCCACCGCGCCGTCGTGGTCGACCGGGTGATGATCCACACGCACCGCGCACATGCGATCACTGTACGCCGCAGTCGGTCGACGGCGTGGGATGTCCACGGTGGCCGTTTCGCATCGAGGAACGCCGCGCGCCGGCCGCCGGGCGGCGGTGGCGGCGCGGCCGCCGCGGAACGGTGCCCGGTCGGGCATGCCGCGCGGTGCGGTGGTCGCGGGGCCGCCGTCGGCATAGCGTGGAGGGCATGCCGAAAGCTGTGTGGAACGACGTGGTCGTGGCCGAGAGCGACGACACCGTGCTGGTGGAGGGCAACCACTACTTCCCGCGTGCCGCCCTGCGCGACGACCTGATCCGCGAGTCCGACACGCACACCGTCTGCCCCTGGAAGGGCACGGCCTCCTACTACACCCTCGCCCACGACGGGCGCACCAGCCCCGACGCGGTCTGGTACTACCCCGACCCGAAGCCGGAGGCGGAGATGGTCCGCGACCGCGTCGCCTTCTGGAAGGACGTCCGGGTCGTCGACTGACCCCGCTCCCCCGGCCCGCCCGCGATCCCGCGCCGCCGGCCTGGCGTTCGTGCCTCTCGGCGCGCTTCGCCGGGGCGGGCGATGGCAACGGGACCGTGGCCGGGGCGCCGGATCGCGGACAGGGTGCGGGGATCGCGGACAGGGTGCGGGTCAGGTGGCGCGGAGCATCCGGAGCTGGGCGAGGTGCTTCGGCAGGTGCACGCGGGTGTGCAGGTCGAGGGTGCGCCCCCAGGGCAGGGTGTCGTCGACGACCAGGTCGAAGCCCTCGCGCAGGTGCGTCTCGACCGGGGTCTCGGCCGCCGGGCCGAGCCGCTCGGTCAGCGCGCAGAGCTTCTGGCTGGTGGCCCGCAGCAGGGTGGCCAGCCCGTCCAGCCCGCCGCACTCGGCGACCAGCGCGTCCACCTGTGGACGGTGGATGGTCTCCAGGTCGTAGTACGCGAACGGCGAACCCGCGATGACCGCCTCGGTCGCCTCGGTCATCAGCTCGTCGTTGGCGGCGAGGTGGGCGACGATCTGCTCGGCACTGAGCTGCCCGGCCGGCGGTGGCCCGAACCCGCCCGCGTCGACCTCCGCGAGCACCTCCTCGTACGCCCGCCGCAGCCTCTCCACCTCCACCGGCCCAGGCTAGCCCGATCCGGCGCCCGGCGGGCCGAACCGGGCAGGTGCGGCGGTCAGGCCGGCAGCACGCCCCGGGTGACGGCGCGGCTCACCAGGGCCAACAGCTTGCGGGGCCGGCGCGGCTGGAGGTGGGCGCCGACGAAGGTCCCCCGGCCCGCCACCACGTAGCCCTCGTTGCGGGCCAGCGATCGCAGCGCCCGGGCCACCACCCGCTGCGGCGTCTCCATCCGCCCGCCGATGGCGGCCCGGCGGGTGCCGATCGTGTCGAAGAACCCGGTCTCGACGGGGCCCGGGCACAGCGCCAGCACGTTGACGCCCCGGTCCCGGTACTCGCTCCACAGCGCCAGGCTGAAGTTGAGCACGAACGACTTGGCCGCGCTGTAGACGGCGAAGTACGCGGCGGGCTGGAAGCCGGCGGTGGACGCGACGTTGATCACCCCGCCGCCGCCACGGGCCAGCATGGCGGGCACGAGCGCGTGGGTCAGGTCCGTCAGCGCCACGACGTTGACCATGAGCTGGTCGTGGTCGCGGTCGCCGGGGATCTCCTCGAACCGTCCGCAGGTGCCGAAGCCCGCGTTGTTGACCAGGAGGTTCACGCGAAGGCCGCGGGCGGCCAACTCGGCGACGACGCGGGCGGTGGCGTCGGGTGCGGCGAGGTCCTGCCCGATCACCTCGACCCGCACGCCGTGGGCCTGCCGGAGCGTCGCGGCGAGTTCGTCCATCCGGTCGACGGACCGGGCGACCAGGGCCAGGTTCCGCCCCTGCGCGGCGAGCTGTCGGGCGAACTCGGCGCCGATGCCGGTCGAAGCGCCGGTGATGAGAGCAACATCAGTCATGCATCGAACCGTAGCGGCTATCCGTCTAAACTGCAACACCATGTCGCAGTTGGTTGTAGATCCAGGTCGTGGCGTATTGTTTCCGATATCAGCGAAGGGGAGACGGGATGGCAGAGGGCCAGCGGCGCCTGCGTGCGGACGCCGAACGCAGCATCCGCACGATCATGGAGGCCGCCGAGCGGCTGCTGGCGGCGAACCCGGCCGCCACCATCGAACAGATCGCCGAGGCGGCCGGGGTCGCCCGCACGACGGTGCACCGGCGCTTCGCCAGCCGCGACGCGCTGATCGCCAGCATGACCCGGGACGCCTGGGCGCAGATGGGCGCCGCCGTGGCCGCCGCCCGGCCGGCCACCGCGCCGCCCCTGGTCGCCCTCCACCAGGCCACCGCGACCATCCTGGAGATCAAGTCCCGGTGGCCGTTCGCGCTCGGCCAGCCCAGCGACGATCCGTCGACCGTGCGCCACCAGCAGGAGGTCCACGCCGGATGCGAGCTGGTGCTGCGGCGGGCACAACAGGCCGGGCTGCTCCGCCCGGACGTCGACCTGGACTGGACGCGCCGGGTCTACCTGGCGCTCATCCACGAGACGATCAACGGCGCCCCGGCGTCGCCGGGCGACCCCGACGAGCTGGCCGCCCGCATCCTGGACACCCTCCTGCACGGCGCCGCCCCGAGACCCTGACCGGCACCGGCCCGCGCGGCCACGGGCGGGCCGCGCCCCGCCCGGGCGGCGACCCTCGTCGTGCCGGCCCGGCCGAGCGGAATCACCGGACGCGCCCGCCCGAGCGGGCTGGCGTCCGCTCGACGAGCGGGCACAACGAGCGGACCGGCGTCCGCCCCACGAGCGGGCGCAACGAGCGGACCGGCGTCCGCGCGACGAGTGGGCGCGACGAGCGGGCCGGTCCGCGCGTCGAGCGGGCGGCGCGACAGGGCCGGCACGGGCCGCCCCGACGAGGTCAGCGGCGGCGCGGCTCGCGGGCGCGCAGGTAGTCGGAGACGACGTACTCGCCGAGGTCCTCCAGGTCGGGGGTGAACAGGCGGCCCTTCGAGCGGCGGGCCACCGCGTCGACGAAACGACGCAGGCCGGGGTCGTCACCCAGCATGAAGAGGTTGAGCGTGGCGCCGTAGCGGGTCAGCCGGTCCACCTCGCGGACGGTCGCCTCGATCGTCTCCGGCAGCGGCGGCCAGTGGAACAACGCCTCCCCGTCGTCCGGGTCCAGGTGGGCGGTCGGCTCCCCGTCGGTGACCACCAGCACCACCGGCTCGGCGTCCGGGTGCCGACGCAGGTGCCGGCCGGCCAGCCGCAGCGCGTGCTGGAGGTTCGTGCCCTGCTGCATGTCCGGCTCGACGGCGGCCAACTCCTGCTCGGTCAGCGGCAGCGCCTCCCGGCCGAAGCCGACGATCTGCAGCGCGTCCTGCGGGAACCGGGTCGTCATCAGGTGCGCCAGCGCCAGCGCCGTCTGCTTCATCGGGCCCCACCGGCCCTGCGAGATCATCGAGTAGGACAGGTCGACGCAGAGCGCCACCGCCGCCGACGCCCGCCGCTCGGTCTCCACCACCTCGAAGTCCTCGACGGCCAGCCGCACCGGCACGCCCGTCCCGGCCCGGCGGACGGCCCGGGTCAGCGTGCGCACCACGTCCAGGGGCTGCTCGTCGCCGTACTCCCACGGGCGGGAACCGCCGCTGACCTCGCCGGCGGCGCCCGCCGAGCGCAGGTCGTGCTGGCCGCGCGGCCCGGCCGTCAGGTCGGCGAAGACCCGCCGCAGCGCGGTGCCGCCGAGCCGGCGCAGCGCCTTCGGGCTCAGGGTCAGCCCGTCGGCGTCCCGGCTCACCCAGCCCTGCCGGCGCAGCTCCCGCTCCAGCTCCCGCAGCCGGCGTACGTCGTCGGCGGCGTCCCGACCCAGCGTCCGGGCCACCGCGTCGACGTCGACGTCGTCCAGGGTGGCCCCCGGATGCTCCTGGTCGAGCTGGTCGAGCAACTCGTCCAGCTCGGCGATCTCGCCGAGCGCGCCCGCGGCCTCGCCGTAGCCGAGCGGCCGCTCCCCGCGCACCCGCTCACCGCGGCCGGGGTGCAGGTCGGGGCGGAGCGCGCGCAGGTTGGCGTCCAGCGCCGCCAGCTCCCCGGCGAGCCGGTCGCCGAGCGACTGCCGCATCAGGCCGGCCAGCTCCTCGCGCTGACGGTCGGAGAGCGAACGCATCAGCCGCTCACCGGCGGCCGACCGCCGGGCCAGCACGTCGACCAGCTCGTCGACGTCGGCCGGCCGCTCCGGGAAGAACTCGCCGTGCCGGCGCATGAACTCGGCGAACGCGTCGGTGGTGTCCTCCGCGCGGGCGTGCCGGGCCAGCAGGTCGTTCAGGTCGCGCATCATCTCGGCCAGCCGCCGCTGCGCGCCCGGATCCGCCGACGCGCGCACCGCGTCCCGCAGCCCGGCGAAGCGCTGGCCCAGCACGTCGTCGCGCAGCCCGTCCAGGATCCGCTGGTACGTCCGGCGGGCCTCGTCGCTGGCCCATTCGTAGCCGGCCAGCTCCTCCACCGCCCGCGCGGTCGAGCGGGGCAGGTTGTCCAGCACCGCCTCGGCGAACCGCGCGTCGTCGTCGCCACGACCGCGCAGCTCGTCCCGCTCGGCGGCGAGCGCCTGGTCGAGCAGGGCCCGGGCCCGGGTGACCGCCCCGTCCAGGTCGCCCCGGCGCAGCGCCTCCCGACGCAGCCGCCGGGCCCGGGCGGCCAGGTCGTCGAGACCGCCGCGCCCCTGGGGGCCCCGACGCAGCAGGTCGCGCAGCGCCTCCCGCAGGCTGCCGCCGGCCAGCACCTCGGCGCCGACGGCGTCCACCGCGCCCCGCACGTCGTACGGGGGCGCGAGCGGATCGGGGCCGCCCCGCCACTGCCCGTACCGGAACCGGTTGCCGGCCATCGTCAGGCCCGGCCGCCGTAGCGGGTCCGGCCGGAGTCGGTGACGTCCTTGCCGAGCCGGCGGGTCAGGTGCAGCCCCTCCAGCACGAACTCCACGCCGGCCGCGGCCTGCTCGGGGGTGGGCGCGTCGCCGAGGCCCAGCCGGTCCAGCGCCTTGGCCAGCCCGGGGACGGTGCCCACCTGGCGCAGCAGCTCCGCGGAGCCGACCAGCTCGCCGGTCTCGATCACCGCGTCCCCGTCGACGAGGGCGGTGAAGCCCGACAGGTCCAGCCCCGCCAGCCGGGCCCGGAACGTCTCGGCGGTCGCGGTGCGCAGCAGGTGACCGAGGATCTCGACCTCCCGCCCCTCCTCGCCGCTCTCGAACTCGACCTTCCCGCGCAGCGTCGACGTCACCGACACCGCGTCGCCGACCCGGGCGACCGGCGCCTCGGGGCGTACCCCCTCGGGGGCGGCGGCGAGCAGGCCGGCGCGGCGCAGCGCGGCGGCGGCGACCGTCTCGGCGGCGGCGATGGCGAACCGGGCGGAGACCCCGGAGCGCGGGTCCACCGACGGCGACTCCCGCACCGCCCGGGCGAACCGGGCGAGAACCTCCAGCACGTGCTCCGGCACCTCGGCGACCAGGTCGGCCTCCTGCCGGATCAGGGCCAGCTCCAGGTCGAGGTCGGCCGGGTAGTGGGTGCGCACCTCGGCGCCGAAGCGGTCCTTGAGCGGGGTGATGATCCGGCCCCGGTTGGTGTAGTCCTCCGGGTTGGCGCTGGCCACCAGGAACAGGTCCAGCGGCAGCCGCAGCTGGTAGCCACGGACCTGGATGTCCCGCTCCTCCAGCACGTTGAGCAGCGCCACCTGGATCCGCTCGGCCAGGTCCGGCAGCTCGTTGACGGCGAAGATGCCCCGGTTGGTGCGCGGGACGAGGCCGAAGTGGATGGTCTCCGGGTCGCCGAGGGTGCGTCCCTGGGCGATCCGGATCGGGTCGACGTCGCCGATCAGGTCGCCGACGCTGGTGTCCGGGGTGGCCAGCTTCTCGCCGTACCGCATCGAGCGGTGCAGCCAGGCGACCGGCAGGTCGTCGCCGGCCTCGGCGACCAGCGCCCGCGAGGCCGGAGTGAGCGGGTGCAGCGGGTGCTCGTTGAGCACCGAGCCGGCGATCACCGGGGTCCACTCGTCGAGCAGCCCGACCAGCGAGCGGATCAGCCGGGTCTTGCCCTGCCCGCGCTCGCCGAGCAGCACCGTGTCGTGCCCGGCGAGCAGCGCGCGCTCGACCTCGGGCAGCACCGTGTCGTCGTAGCCGACGATGCCGGGGAAACGCTCGGCGCCGGAACGCATCCGGGCCAGGAGGTTGTCGCGGAGTTCCTGCTTGACCGTGCGGTACGCGTGGCCGGCCGCCCGCAGCGCGCCGAGCGTGCCGGGCAGGTCGGCCGGTGGGACCGGGGTAACCGGGGAAGGCGCAGTCACCCGACCCACGCTAGCTCACGCCGACGGGGTGCCCGGTCCGTCGACCGGGCACCCCGCCGCCGGCCCGGTTCAGCCGCGACCGCAGCGCCGGCAGGTGCCCCGGCGACGCAGGTGGTACGCGTACGTGGCCGCGCCCAGCGCGACACCCCAGAACGGCCACAGCAGCATCGGCGCGGTCGCGAGGCTGGCCCCGCCGAAGTCCCAGAACTCGGGGGTGGCGAGCAGCCCGAGGGTCGCCGCGGTGACCGCCACCGCGACCAGGGTGGCCGGGACCACGGCCAGCTTCACCGGCACCGCCCGCCCGGCCAGGCCGAGCGTCCAGCGCGGGAACCGCTCGCCCCAGCGCTGCGCCAGCCCGAGCGTGAGGACCGCCCCCACCAGCGCGAACCCGCCCAGCCCGGCGCCCGCCCAGACCGTTCCGGTGTCCCGCATCTCGTCGAGGAACGCCCGGTCGATGCCGAGCGGGACGCCGACCGCCCAGGCGAGGCGGGTCACCGCGTACAGGGCGGGAATGGTGGCCGCGACCCCGACGGCCCAGCGACCCCAGCGGGCGGCCGCGGC harbors:
- a CDS encoding class I SAM-dependent methyltransferase, with the translated sequence MSLTDRDQGAASAPATPPAGGRRPGPTVADVVRALTTGDLPVRVTGYDGSAVGPADAGITLSIRSERGLTYLLTAPGDLGMARAYVSGDLALQGVHPGDPYEALRVLKDELRLRTPPLTEALALVRGLGWERLMPPPPPPQEAQPRWKRLVNGLRHSRLRDSTAISHHYDVSNAFYEKVLGPSMTYTCALYRSPDDTLEQAQAAKYDLVAQKLGLRAGMRLLDVGCGWGGMVRHAAREYGVRALGVTLSRAQAEWARAAIEREGLADLAEVRHLDYRDAPREQFDAVSSIGLTEHIGVRNYPAYFKALSDRLRPDGRLLNHCITRADNHAPHRSGAFIDRYVFPDGELAGPGRLIGEIHDVGLEVQHEENLRLHYALTLAAWCRNLVAHWDDCVREVGQGTARVWGLYMAGSRLAFERNGIQLHQVLATRNGPEGATSYPLRPDWLP
- a CDS encoding TetR/AcrR family transcriptional regulator, which codes for MAEGQRRLRADAERSIRTIMEAAERLLAANPAATIEQIAEAAGVARTTVHRRFASRDALIASMTRDAWAQMGAAVAAARPATAPPLVALHQATATILEIKSRWPFALGQPSDDPSTVRHQQEVHAGCELVLRRAQQAGLLRPDVDLDWTRRVYLALIHETINGAPASPGDPDELAARILDTLLHGAAPRP
- a CDS encoding DUF427 domain-containing protein — translated: MPKAVWNDVVVAESDDTVLVEGNHYFPRAALRDDLIRESDTHTVCPWKGTASYYTLAHDGRTSPDAVWYYPDPKPEAEMVRDRVAFWKDVRVVD
- a CDS encoding magnesium chelatase encodes the protein MGRVTAPSPVTPVPPADLPGTLGALRAAGHAYRTVKQELRDNLLARMRSGAERFPGIVGYDDTVLPEVERALLAGHDTVLLGERGQGKTRLIRSLVGLLDEWTPVIAGSVLNEHPLHPLTPASRALVAEAGDDLPVAWLHRSMRYGEKLATPDTSVGDLIGDVDPIRIAQGRTLGDPETIHFGLVPRTNRGIFAVNELPDLAERIQVALLNVLEERDIQVRGYQLRLPLDLFLVASANPEDYTNRGRIITPLKDRFGAEVRTHYPADLDLELALIRQEADLVAEVPEHVLEVLARFARAVRESPSVDPRSGVSARFAIAAAETVAAAALRRAGLLAAAPEGVRPEAPVARVGDAVSVTSTLRGKVEFESGEEGREVEILGHLLRTATAETFRARLAGLDLSGFTALVDGDAVIETGELVGSAELLRQVGTVPGLAKALDRLGLGDAPTPEQAAAGVEFVLEGLHLTRRLGKDVTDSGRTRYGGRA
- a CDS encoding SDR family NAD(P)-dependent oxidoreductase, which codes for MTDVALITGASTGIGAEFARQLAAQGRNLALVARSVDRMDELAATLRQAHGVRVEVIGQDLAAPDATARVVAELAARGLRVNLLVNNAGFGTCGRFEEIPGDRDHDQLMVNVVALTDLTHALVPAMLARGGGGVINVASTAGFQPAAYFAVYSAAKSFVLNFSLALWSEYRDRGVNVLALCPGPVETGFFDTIGTRRAAIGGRMETPQRVVARALRSLARNEGYVVAGRGTFVGAHLQPRRPRKLLALVSRAVTRGVLPA
- a CDS encoding FAD-binding oxidoreductase; amino-acid sequence: MCAVRVDHHPVDHDGAVARLRRSYAAVPEGEPVRLAKRTSNLFRPRNAPRAPGLDVSGLTGVLDVDPVARTADVQGMCTYEDLVDATLPHGLMPLVVPQLRTITLGGAVTGLGIESTSFRNGLPHESVVEMDVLTGAGEVVTARPEGEHADLFAAFPNSLGSLGYATRLRIELQPVRRFVALRNVRFTRLEALTDAIAEVTATRSWAGEGVDAMDGVMFSPGEAYLTLGTFTDHAPAVSDYTGQEIYYRSLRRRTRDALTTYDYLWRWDTDWFWCSAAFGVQHPVVRRIWPARWRRSDVYHRLVRLEHRHGVAARIDRLRGQPARERVVQDVEVPLDRTAEFLRWFARTVGMTPVWLCPLRLREPSGPESARAWPLYPLRPGQDYVNVGFWGSVPIADGAADGDVNRMIERTVSESGGHKSLYSDAYYDRESFDRLYGGATWRQVKDRYDPDHRLTGLYEKAVARQ
- a CDS encoding VWA domain-containing protein, giving the protein MAGNRFRYGQWRGGPDPLAPPYDVRGAVDAVGAEVLAGGSLREALRDLLRRGPQGRGGLDDLAARARRLRREALRRGDLDGAVTRARALLDQALAAERDELRGRGDDDARFAEAVLDNLPRSTARAVEELAGYEWASDEARRTYQRILDGLRDDVLGQRFAGLRDAVRASADPGAQRRLAEMMRDLNDLLARHARAEDTTDAFAEFMRRHGEFFPERPADVDELVDVLARRSAAGERLMRSLSDRQREELAGLMRQSLGDRLAGELAALDANLRALRPDLHPGRGERVRGERPLGYGEAAGALGEIAELDELLDQLDQEHPGATLDDVDVDAVARTLGRDAADDVRRLRELERELRRQGWVSRDADGLTLSPKALRRLGGTALRRVFADLTAGPRGQHDLRSAGAAGEVSGGSRPWEYGDEQPLDVVRTLTRAVRRAGTGVPVRLAVEDFEVVETERRASAAVALCVDLSYSMISQGRWGPMKQTALALAHLMTTRFPQDALQIVGFGREALPLTEQELAAVEPDMQQGTNLQHALRLAGRHLRRHPDAEPVVLVVTDGEPTAHLDPDDGEALFHWPPLPETIEATVREVDRLTRYGATLNLFMLGDDPGLRRFVDAVARRSKGRLFTPDLEDLGEYVVSDYLRAREPRRR